One genomic window of Trichomycterus rosablanca isolate fTriRos1 chromosome 1, fTriRos1.hap1, whole genome shotgun sequence includes the following:
- the LOC134319600 gene encoding piggyBac transposable element-derived protein 4-like — protein MYHDRYKEIMRYLRFDNKDTRAERVKTDRFAAVSDIWQRFICNCHLCYVPGQHITVDEQLFPTKVRCPFTQYISTKPDKFGIKFWIAADLETKYMCNAIPYLVKDPSRPKGERLSENVVMKLMEPFLGMGRTVTMDNFFTSMALANRLLNHNTTLLGTINKIRREIPPPAKSAKGHAELSTQVYKSGSATLTVYVPRKNKLVCVLSTMHQHVLVGDERKRKPNTITDHNSMKCGVDIMDQMACVYTVRAATRRWPVVVFYNMLDLAAMNAYVLYRACTRSTESRRDFIHGLALELRQRFMLGKAMTQKQHPSPVPGKTTQCQVQTLCTRNRSTKQFGVCNKYTCRKCRTEKN, from the exons ATGTACCATGACCGCTACAAAGAAATCATGCGGTATTTGCGGTTTGACAACAAAGACACCCGTGCTGAACGTGTGAAGACCGACAGATTCGCTGCAGTTTCGGACATCTGGCAACGTTTCATATGTAACTGTCATCTGTGTTACGTACCGGGACAACACATTACTGTCGACGAGCAGCTGTTTCCCACCAAGGTCCGCTGTCCATTCACGCAGTACATCTCAACTAAGCCTGATAAATTTGGCATAAAGTTCTGGATTGCTGCAGACTTGGAGACGAAGTATATGTGCAACGCCATTCCATAtttagtaaaggaccccagtcgtCCCAAGGGTGAAAGACTGTCTGAGAATGTCGTCATGAAGCTCATGGAGCCATTTCTGGGCATGGGAAGAACTGTCACCATGGACAACTTCTTCACATCTATGGCACTGGCTAACAGACTGCTGAACCATAACACAACTCTGCTCGGCACAATCAACAAAATTAGACGGGAGATTCCCCCTCCAGCAAAAAGTGCCAAGGGCCACGCTGAATTGTCCACACAAGTTTATAAATCTGGCAGTGCCACACTGACAGTGTATGTTCCTAGGAAGAACAAGTTGGTCTGCGTTCTCAGCACCATGCACCAGCATGTGCTAGTTGGCGATGAGCGCAAACGGAAACCAAACACTATTACAGATCACAACTCCATGAAG tgtggTGTCGACATAATGGACCAGATGGCGTGTGTGTATACGGTACGTGCAGCCACACGCAGGTGGCCCGTTGTCGTATTTTACAACATGCTTGACCTAGCAGCGATGAACGCATATGTGTTGTACAGAGCATGCACCAGGTCCACCGAAAGCAGAAGAGATTTTATACATGGCCTTGCACTGGAACTTCGGCAGCGTTTTATGCTGGGAAAGGCTATGACACAAAAGCAACATCCCTCGCCTGTTCCTGGAAAAACGACGCAGTGTCAGGTGCAGACGCTCTGCACTAGAAACCGCAGCACAAAACAGTTTGGAGTTTGCAACAAGTACACCTGTCGCAAATGTAGAACTGAGAAAAACTAG